Proteins encoded together in one Aeromonas encheleia window:
- a CDS encoding DUF2845 domain-containing protein has protein sequence MECKMKSMWWLLLLVATLPVSAGTLRCKSTLLTEGDTTAELLIRCGQPMLKEDLTRYEENGFGARMTVKYAERWTYNFGKSEFMQFVTVENGVITEIEDGPRGG, from the coding sequence ATGGAGTGCAAAATGAAGTCAATGTGGTGGTTGCTACTGCTGGTTGCCACGCTGCCGGTGAGCGCCGGTACCCTGCGTTGCAAGAGTACCCTGCTGACCGAGGGGGATACCACGGCCGAGCTGCTGATCCGCTGCGGTCAGCCGATGCTCAAGGAGGACCTAACCCGTTACGAGGAGAACGGCTTTGGCGCCAGGATGACGGTCAAGTATGCCGAGCGCTGGACATACAACTTCGGCAAGAGCGAGTTCATGCAGTTTGTCACCGTCGAGAACGGCGTCATCACCGAGATCGAAGACGGCCCGCGCGGCGGCTGA
- a CDS encoding ABC transporter permease translates to MSGSMKRIGALFHARNLEFVRDRAALIWNLVFPLLLVIGFSLIFSGPPKPLVQIGVLGALPAAYQPLGAIPLLKLIPYEDEGRGRLKVRHHQLDLLLSPAQGRYWVNPDAPQGAMAEYLLRQAVFMPLQKETLSGQAIRYGDWLLPGVIGMNLMFSGLFGVGFVIVRYRKNGVLKRLRATPLSAAEFLCAQLLSRVLITLVVSLLVFLVAYWLLEVPLLGSGWLLLLIALAGGAAMASLGLLIAARIQNEELASGLLNLISLPMMFLSGVWFSLEGSPPWLQAVAARLPLSQIIDAARAVMLEGAGWQEVAGPLAQVVLFALVCVTLGAALFKWSAK, encoded by the coding sequence ATGAGCGGATCGATGAAGCGCATAGGTGCACTCTTCCATGCCCGCAACCTCGAGTTTGTGCGGGACAGGGCGGCGCTGATCTGGAACCTGGTCTTCCCCCTGCTGCTGGTGATCGGCTTCTCCCTCATCTTCTCCGGCCCCCCAAAGCCGCTGGTGCAGATCGGGGTGCTGGGGGCGCTGCCCGCCGCCTACCAGCCCCTCGGTGCCATACCGCTGCTCAAGCTGATCCCCTATGAGGATGAGGGGAGGGGACGGCTCAAGGTGCGTCACCATCAGCTGGATCTGCTGCTCTCACCGGCGCAGGGTCGCTATTGGGTCAACCCGGATGCGCCCCAGGGGGCCATGGCGGAGTACCTGCTGCGCCAAGCTGTGTTCATGCCGCTGCAGAAGGAGACCCTGAGCGGCCAGGCCATCCGCTATGGCGACTGGCTGCTGCCCGGGGTGATCGGCATGAACCTGATGTTCTCCGGTCTGTTCGGGGTCGGCTTTGTCATAGTGCGCTATCGCAAGAACGGAGTGCTCAAGCGATTGCGAGCGACCCCGCTGTCGGCGGCCGAGTTCCTCTGTGCCCAGCTGTTGTCGCGGGTCCTGATCACCCTGGTGGTGAGTCTGCTGGTGTTTCTGGTGGCGTACTGGCTGCTTGAGGTCCCGCTGCTCGGTTCGGGCTGGTTGCTGCTGCTGATCGCTCTGGCAGGTGGCGCCGCCATGGCCTCGCTCGGGCTGCTCATCGCCGCCCGCATCCAGAACGAAGAGCTGGCGAGCGGTTTGCTCAATCTCATCAGTCTGCCCATGATGTTCTTATCCGGCGTCTGGTTTTCGCTGGAAGGCTCTCCCCCCTGGTTGCAAGCGGTGGCGGCGCGTTTGCCGCTCAGTCAGATCATCGATGCGGCCCGCGCCGTGATGCTGGAGGGAGCCGGTTGGCAGGAGGTGGCTGGGCCATTGGCCCAGGTCGTCCTGTTCGCCCTGGTGTGTGTCACGCTGGGGGCCGCGTTATTCAAATGGAGTGCAAAATGA
- a CDS encoding ABC transporter ATP-binding protein — protein sequence MAAIIEVIDLIKHFPGVKAVDGLSFAIPAGSCFGLLGPNGAGKTTTIELLEGILTPDSGQILFHGAPRAPDYRSRIGIQFQHTALQDFLTVRDTLRLFASLYPNPLPQAQLIDLCALGEFIDRDSRKLSGGQRQRLLLALALLGDPELLFLDEPTTGLDPQARHHFWQRIEAIKAQGKTVVLTTHYMDEAQQLCDRIAIVDHGRLLSLDTPAALLARHFDGVLVRLMDHPALATLGHPLQRHGDQVELSCPDVAALLPRLLSLGVPLTGMQVRSPNLEDLFLYLTGHSLRSGS from the coding sequence ATGGCAGCCATCATCGAGGTCATCGACCTCATCAAGCACTTTCCCGGCGTCAAGGCGGTGGACGGGCTCAGCTTCGCCATTCCCGCCGGCAGTTGTTTCGGCCTGCTCGGCCCGAACGGGGCAGGCAAGACCACCACCATAGAGCTGCTGGAGGGGATCCTCACCCCGGACAGCGGCCAGATCCTGTTTCATGGTGCCCCTCGCGCTCCCGATTATCGCTCCCGCATCGGCATCCAGTTTCAGCACACGGCGCTGCAGGATTTTCTGACGGTGCGCGATACCCTGCGCCTGTTTGCCAGCCTCTATCCCAATCCCTTGCCCCAGGCGCAGCTCATCGATCTGTGTGCCCTTGGCGAGTTCATCGACCGGGACAGCCGCAAGCTCTCCGGCGGCCAGCGTCAGCGCCTGCTGCTGGCGCTGGCCCTGCTCGGCGACCCCGAGCTGCTGTTTCTGGACGAGCCCACTACCGGGCTGGATCCCCAGGCCCGCCACCACTTCTGGCAGCGTATCGAGGCGATCAAGGCCCAGGGCAAGACGGTGGTGCTCACCACCCACTACATGGACGAGGCGCAGCAGCTGTGCGACCGCATCGCCATCGTCGACCACGGTCGCCTGCTCAGCCTGGATACGCCGGCGGCCCTGCTGGCCCGTCACTTCGACGGCGTGCTGGTGCGGCTGATGGATCACCCGGCCCTCGCCACCCTGGGCCACCCGCTGCAGCGCCATGGCGATCAGGTGGAGCTGAGCTGTCCCGACGTGGCGGCCCTGTTGCCGCGGCTGCTCAGCCTGGGGGTGCCGCTGACCGGCATGCAGGTACGCTCCCCCAATCTGGAGGATCTCTTCCTCTACCTGACCGGCCACAGCCTGAGGAGTGGCTCATGA
- a CDS encoding FKBP-type peptidyl-prolyl cis-trans isomerase → MSQYDSIEQKASYGIGRNMGDQLAQQAFAGLDIPALQQGLADALNGLEFAVSRDDINDAFQVITARMQEQQEAVAKAAAGEGEAFLADNAKRADVKVTDSGLQYEVMVEGDGAVPVAGQSVRVHYHGTFTHGGVFDSSVARGEPAEFPVTGVIAGWVEALQMMPVGSKWKLYIPHDLAYGARGAGSIPPYSALVFEVELLDIL, encoded by the coding sequence ATGTCCCAATACGACTCTATCGAACAGAAGGCCAGCTATGGCATCGGCCGCAACATGGGTGATCAACTGGCGCAGCAAGCGTTCGCCGGTCTGGATATCCCGGCCCTGCAACAAGGTCTGGCAGATGCCCTGAATGGTCTGGAGTTCGCGGTCAGCCGTGACGATATCAACGATGCCTTCCAGGTCATCACCGCCCGCATGCAGGAACAGCAGGAAGCCGTTGCCAAGGCCGCTGCCGGTGAAGGCGAAGCCTTCCTGGCCGACAACGCCAAGCGCGCCGACGTCAAGGTGACCGACTCCGGTCTGCAATACGAAGTCATGGTGGAAGGCGATGGCGCCGTGCCGGTGGCCGGTCAGTCCGTGCGCGTGCACTACCACGGTACCTTCACCCACGGTGGCGTGTTCGACAGCTCAGTCGCCCGTGGCGAGCCGGCCGAATTCCCGGTGACCGGCGTCATCGCCGGTTGGGTGGAAGCACTGCAGATGATGCCGGTAGGCTCCAAGTGGAAGCTCTACATCCCGCACGATCTGGCCTACGGTGCCCGTGGTGCCGGCTCCATCCCGCCGTACTCCGCGCTGGTATTCGAAGTGGAGCTGCTGGACATCCTGTGA
- a CDS encoding copper homeostasis protein CutC — MTRLEICIDNLESLFTAQQAGADRIELCSALGLGGLTPSFGFMQQVARHATIPVYAMIRPRAGDFCFSAAEFELMLLDVAAARAAGLQGVVVGLLDEAGRVPAALLQQLVDAAGPLGVTFHRAIDLSSNWRADLETIVAAGCERILSSGHAPTALAGLETLQAMQQTLAGRASLMPGAGVNADNVRTILEFTGVSEVHMSGMGWRGGMVPHGVNMGTSDDGRVNITDGAKVAAVRALLDA, encoded by the coding sequence ATGACCCGTCTTGAAATCTGTATCGACAACCTGGAATCCCTGTTTACCGCCCAGCAGGCTGGCGCGGATCGCATCGAGCTCTGCTCTGCGCTGGGACTGGGTGGTCTCACCCCCTCCTTTGGCTTCATGCAACAGGTGGCGCGCCACGCGACCATCCCGGTGTACGCCATGATCCGCCCCCGCGCCGGGGATTTCTGTTTCAGTGCCGCCGAATTCGAGCTCATGTTGCTGGATGTGGCCGCCGCCCGTGCCGCCGGCTTGCAGGGTGTGGTGGTGGGTCTGCTGGACGAGGCCGGCCGGGTGCCCGCCGCCTTGCTCCAGCAACTGGTTGACGCCGCCGGCCCCCTCGGCGTCACCTTCCATCGCGCCATCGATCTCAGCTCCAACTGGCGCGCCGATCTGGAGACCATAGTCGCGGCCGGCTGTGAGCGGATCCTGAGTTCTGGCCATGCACCGACCGCCCTGGCGGGTCTGGAGACCCTGCAGGCCATGCAGCAGACGCTGGCGGGCCGCGCCAGCCTGATGCCGGGGGCCGGGGTCAATGCGGACAACGTGCGCACCATCCTCGAGTTCACCGGGGTGAGCGAGGTGCATATGTCCGGCATGGGCTGGCGCGGCGGCATGGTACCCCACGGCGTCAACATGGGGACCTCGGACGACGGCCGGGTCAATATCACCGACGGCGCCAAGGTGGCGGCGGTGCGGGCGCTGCTGGACGCCTGA
- a CDS encoding ROK family protein, which produces MYYGFDIGGTKIAFAVYDGGLNLCHEERMSTPGDDYQGLQQLILARTLEADARFGTRGAVGIGFPGILNRHDRSIVAANLPAIHGRHLGADLATLLGRTVSVDNDANCFLWSEVQQGAAAEAESALGVTIGTGIGGAVYLAGRLIQGRNWLAGEIGHYPLPATILMKYPELPRPRCGCGRLVCFETYASGTGLERLYHHFHSERASGHQIVARADAREPSALAAIDCWLEIMAAGLATAISVIDPEVVVLGGGLSGLPALYEQLPQRLPGHLLPGVALPAIRQARFGGAGGVRGAALLNL; this is translated from the coding sequence ATGTATTACGGCTTTGATATTGGCGGCACCAAGATAGCCTTCGCGGTCTATGACGGCGGCTTGAATCTCTGTCACGAGGAGCGCATGAGCACCCCGGGTGACGACTATCAGGGATTGCAGCAACTCATTCTCGCCAGGACCCTGGAGGCCGACGCCCGGTTTGGCACCAGAGGGGCGGTCGGCATCGGTTTTCCCGGCATCCTCAATCGCCACGATCGGAGCATAGTGGCCGCGAACCTGCCCGCCATCCATGGCCGTCATCTGGGGGCGGATCTGGCGACCCTGCTGGGTCGTACCGTCAGTGTCGACAACGACGCCAACTGCTTCCTCTGGTCCGAAGTGCAGCAAGGGGCTGCCGCCGAGGCGGAGAGCGCCCTGGGGGTGACCATTGGCACCGGCATCGGCGGCGCCGTCTATCTGGCGGGCAGGCTCATCCAGGGGCGCAACTGGCTGGCGGGGGAGATAGGCCATTACCCGCTGCCGGCCACCATCCTGATGAAGTATCCCGAGCTGCCTCGTCCCCGCTGCGGCTGCGGCCGCCTGGTCTGTTTCGAAACCTATGCCTCCGGCACCGGCCTGGAGCGGCTCTATCATCATTTCCACAGCGAGCGGGCCAGCGGCCACCAGATCGTCGCCCGCGCCGATGCCCGCGAGCCCAGCGCTCTGGCGGCCATCGACTGCTGGCTGGAGATCATGGCCGCCGGGCTCGCCACCGCCATCTCGGTGATCGACCCCGAGGTGGTGGTGCTGGGGGGCGGCCTCAGCGGCCTGCCCGCCCTCTATGAACAGTTGCCGCAGCGCCTGCCCGGCCATCTGCTGCCCGGCGTCGCCCTGCCGGCGATCCGCCAGGCCCGTTTCGGCGGTGCCGGCGGGGTACGCGGTGCGGCCCTGCTTAATTTATGA
- a CDS encoding GNAT family N-acetyltransferase, translating into MQGISLRMARPADAAAMTVMQRASWLAAYGKVLGEAPLTRLAVTAHLRVWRHRLAEPGPHPMLLCLGELVIGLLYWQPAREGALMTARILAFYLHPDHWCQGHGKRLWQAVAVQMRREGCECVRLWLLDGNDIGERFYQRRGFIFDGQERTLQSFGQPCLQRQMFRLL; encoded by the coding sequence GTGCAAGGCATAAGTCTGCGCATGGCCCGCCCCGCTGACGCCGCCGCCATGACGGTGATGCAGCGGGCCAGCTGGCTGGCGGCCTATGGCAAGGTGCTCGGGGAGGCGCCGCTGACCCGGCTGGCGGTCACCGCGCACCTGCGGGTGTGGCGCCACCGGCTCGCCGAGCCCGGCCCCCATCCCATGCTGCTCTGCCTGGGGGAGCTGGTCATCGGCCTGCTCTATTGGCAGCCGGCGCGGGAGGGGGCGCTGATGACGGCCCGCATCCTGGCGTTTTACCTGCATCCCGACCATTGGTGCCAGGGCCACGGCAAACGGCTGTGGCAGGCGGTGGCGGTGCAGATGCGCCGGGAAGGCTGCGAATGCGTCAGGTTGTGGCTGCTCGATGGCAACGACATCGGGGAGCGCTTCTACCAGCGCCGCGGCTTCATCTTCGATGGTCAGGAGCGCACCCTGCAGAGCTTCGGGCAACCCTGCCTGCAGCGACAAATGTTCCGTTTGCTTTGA
- a CDS encoding M48 family metallopeptidase, whose amino-acid sequence MRASSLSKIGLVALCGSLLAGCAQSPTGRSQMLLFSPQQMNQLGADSFDQMKKQEKVSKDARLNAYVSCVAKAITAQVPASYGITSWEVVVFDSKEVNAFALPGGKIGVYSGLLKVAKNQDQLATVIGHELTHVLAQHSNERLSRDQLTGIGLAVADVALGSSQGGGATMAALGLGVQVGITLPYGREQESEADRLGLDLMARAGFDPAQAIPLWQNMSAASGGKAPPQLLSTHPSDQNRIAELQAQLAEAQPLYQQARAAGLTPQCKA is encoded by the coding sequence ATGCGCGCCTCTTCTCTGTCCAAAATCGGCCTGGTGGCTCTGTGCGGTTCGCTGCTGGCCGGCTGTGCCCAGTCGCCGACCGGCCGCAGCCAGATGCTGCTCTTCTCCCCCCAGCAGATGAACCAGCTGGGGGCCGACTCCTTCGATCAGATGAAGAAGCAGGAGAAGGTGAGCAAGGATGCCAGGCTCAACGCTTATGTCTCCTGCGTGGCCAAGGCGATCACCGCCCAGGTGCCGGCCAGCTACGGCATCACCAGCTGGGAAGTGGTGGTGTTCGACTCCAAGGAGGTGAACGCCTTCGCCCTGCCTGGCGGCAAGATCGGGGTCTACAGCGGCCTGCTCAAGGTCGCCAAGAATCAGGATCAGCTCGCCACCGTCATAGGTCACGAGCTGACCCATGTGCTGGCCCAGCACTCCAACGAGCGTCTCTCCCGGGATCAGTTGACCGGCATCGGGCTGGCGGTGGCCGATGTGGCCCTGGGCAGCAGCCAGGGCGGCGGTGCCACCATGGCGGCGCTCGGACTCGGGGTCCAGGTGGGGATCACCCTGCCCTATGGCCGTGAGCAGGAGAGCGAGGCCGATCGGCTTGGGCTGGATCTGATGGCCCGTGCCGGCTTCGACCCGGCCCAGGCCATTCCCCTGTGGCAGAACATGAGTGCCGCCTCCGGTGGCAAGGCGCCGCCCCAGCTGCTCTCCACCCACCCCAGTGATCAGAACCGCATCGCCGAGCTGCAGGCCCAGCTGGCCGAGGCGCAGCCCCTGTATCAACAGGCCCGTGCCGCAGGTCTGACTCCTCAGTGCAAGGCATAA
- a CDS encoding PstS family phosphate ABC transporter substrate-binding protein, producing MKLNKLAGVIGFTAATLFSVSTLAAGVDKDLPEYAPTSGISGNLSSVGSDTLANMMTLWAEEFKRMYPNVNVQIQAAGSSTAPTALTEGVAQFGPMSRAMKAGEEEAFEKRYGYKPTAIRVAVDALAVFVNKDNPIKGLTMPQIDAIFSSTLKCGEAKAATKWSDLGLDGSWSSKDLQLFGRNSVSGTYGYFKEHALCNGDFKSGVNEQPGSASVVQSVSSSLNGIGYSGIGYVTSGVRAVPLSKDGKTFIEATSDNAITGKYPLSRFLYVYVNKHPNKPLSPMEQEFVKMILSKAGQTIVAKDGYVPVPAKVVQADLKKLGLM from the coding sequence ATGAAACTCAACAAACTGGCCGGTGTGATCGGATTCACCGCAGCAACCCTGTTTTCTGTCAGCACTCTGGCTGCCGGTGTGGATAAAGACCTGCCGGAATACGCCCCGACCAGCGGCATCTCGGGCAACCTGTCCTCTGTCGGCTCAGACACCCTGGCCAACATGATGACCCTGTGGGCCGAAGAATTTAAGCGCATGTACCCCAACGTCAACGTGCAGATCCAGGCCGCCGGTTCTTCTACCGCGCCGACCGCACTGACCGAGGGCGTCGCCCAGTTTGGCCCCATGAGCCGCGCCATGAAGGCCGGTGAAGAAGAGGCATTCGAGAAGCGTTACGGCTACAAGCCGACCGCCATCCGCGTCGCGGTCGATGCCCTGGCCGTGTTCGTCAACAAGGACAACCCCATCAAGGGGCTGACCATGCCGCAGATCGACGCCATCTTCTCCAGCACCCTCAAGTGCGGCGAAGCCAAGGCCGCCACCAAGTGGTCCGATCTGGGTCTGGATGGCAGCTGGTCCAGCAAGGATCTGCAGCTGTTCGGTCGCAACTCGGTATCCGGTACCTACGGTTACTTCAAGGAGCACGCCCTGTGTAACGGCGACTTCAAGAGCGGCGTGAACGAGCAGCCGGGCTCCGCCTCCGTGGTGCAGTCCGTCTCCTCCTCCCTGAACGGCATCGGCTACTCCGGCATCGGTTATGTCACCTCAGGCGTGCGCGCCGTGCCGCTCTCCAAGGATGGCAAGACCTTCATCGAGGCGACCTCTGACAACGCCATCACCGGCAAGTATCCGCTCTCGCGCTTCCTGTACGTTTACGTGAACAAGCATCCGAACAAGCCGCTCTCCCCGATGGAGCAAGAGTTTGTGAAGATGATCCTCTCCAAGGCCGGTCAGACCATAGTGGCCAAGGACGGTTACGTGCCTGTCCCCGCCAAGGTGGTCCAGGCCGACCTGAAGAAGCTGGGCCTGATGTAA
- the phoR gene encoding phosphate regulon sensor histidine kinase PhoR: MLQPYAWRRQLWRMAFFYAPFVLVGWLTNYLTLCLLLATLLHLGWHYRFQKRLSDWLWHDRSLVPPNGSGSWEYIFNGIYKLQQRHRARRRELAGLIRRFREGAEALPDAAVVFRTDGSILWCNRLAEQLLGFRWPEDAGQHIGNLIRNPAFVAYLGKGQYDEPFEMNSPINEEKSLEFRIMPYAEDQAMLVVRDVTRLRSLEKTRKHFVSNVSHELRTPLTVLKGYLEMTEEPPPPAMWAKAHRVMMEQTIRMDNLVNQLLTLSRIEAAPTVDLSHLVDMPAMLGLLEQEARALSGEHAHQIEFRVQPGLLVRGDRDQLRSAVSNLVYNAIHYTPAGRKISVEWRKQGAMALFAVQDEGEGIPPEHLARLTERFYRVDKARSRHTGGSGLGLAIVKHALSHHDAQLEIESQVGVGSRFSFLIPARMVVK; this comes from the coding sequence ATGTTGCAACCTTACGCCTGGCGGCGACAGTTGTGGCGAATGGCGTTCTTCTACGCCCCCTTCGTCTTGGTAGGTTGGTTGACGAATTACCTCACCCTCTGCCTGCTGCTAGCCACCCTGCTGCACCTCGGCTGGCACTACCGCTTCCAGAAGCGGCTGTCGGACTGGCTGTGGCACGATCGCAGCCTGGTGCCCCCCAACGGCAGCGGCAGCTGGGAATACATCTTCAACGGCATCTACAAGCTGCAGCAGCGCCACCGGGCCCGGCGCCGCGAGCTGGCGGGTCTGATCCGCCGCTTTCGGGAGGGGGCCGAGGCGCTGCCCGATGCGGCCGTGGTGTTTCGCACCGATGGCAGCATCCTCTGGTGCAACCGGCTGGCGGAGCAACTGCTCGGCTTTCGCTGGCCTGAGGATGCCGGTCAGCACATCGGCAACCTGATCCGCAATCCCGCCTTCGTCGCCTACCTCGGCAAGGGGCAGTATGACGAACCCTTCGAGATGAACTCCCCGATCAACGAGGAGAAATCGCTCGAGTTTCGCATCATGCCCTACGCCGAGGATCAGGCCATGCTGGTGGTGCGTGACGTGACCCGGCTGCGCAGTCTGGAGAAGACCCGCAAGCACTTCGTCTCCAACGTCTCCCACGAGCTGCGCACCCCGCTCACCGTGCTCAAGGGTTATCTGGAGATGACCGAGGAGCCGCCCCCCCCCGCCATGTGGGCCAAGGCGCACAGGGTGATGATGGAGCAGACCATCCGCATGGACAATCTGGTCAATCAGCTGCTCACCCTGTCGCGGATCGAGGCGGCCCCGACCGTGGATCTGTCCCATCTGGTGGACATGCCCGCCATGCTGGGGTTGCTGGAGCAGGAGGCGCGGGCGCTCTCCGGGGAGCATGCGCACCAGATAGAGTTCAGGGTGCAGCCCGGCCTGCTGGTGCGAGGGGACAGGGATCAGCTGCGCAGCGCCGTCTCCAACCTGGTCTACAACGCCATTCACTACACCCCGGCGGGTCGCAAGATCAGCGTGGAGTGGCGCAAGCAGGGGGCCATGGCGCTGTTCGCGGTGCAGGACGAGGGGGAGGGGATACCGCCTGAGCATCTGGCGCGCCTCACCGAGCGCTTCTACCGGGTCGACAAGGCGCGCTCCCGCCATACCGGCGGCTCCGGGCTCGGCCTCGCCATCGTCAAGCACGCGCTGAGCCATCACGACGCCCAGCTCGAGATAGAGAGCCAGGTCGGTGTCGGTAGCCGCTTCAGCTTCCTCATCCCGGCGAGGATGGTGGTGAAATAG
- the phoB gene encoding phosphate regulon transcriptional regulator PhoB translates to MAKRILVVEDEAPIREMLCFVLEQKGYETIEAEDYADGLAKVREPYPELIVLDWMMPGGSGIQFIKQLKQDEVTRQIPVVMLTARGEEEDKVRGLEAGADDYITKPFSPKELTARLHAVMRRVSPTSVDEVIEVQGLKLDPVSHRVSAEDKALDMGPTEFKLLHFFMTHPERVYSREQLLNNVWGTNVYVEDRTVDVHIRRLRKAIEETGHDRLIQTVRGAGYRFSTRL, encoded by the coding sequence ATGGCTAAGCGAATTCTGGTGGTCGAGGACGAGGCACCAATCCGCGAAATGCTCTGCTTCGTGCTCGAGCAAAAAGGATATGAGACGATTGAAGCGGAAGACTATGCCGATGGCTTGGCGAAGGTGCGTGAGCCCTACCCGGAACTTATCGTGCTGGACTGGATGATGCCCGGTGGCAGTGGCATCCAGTTTATCAAGCAACTCAAACAGGATGAGGTGACCCGCCAGATCCCGGTGGTGATGCTGACCGCCCGTGGCGAGGAGGAGGACAAGGTGCGCGGTCTGGAGGCGGGAGCCGACGACTACATCACCAAGCCGTTCTCCCCCAAGGAGCTGACCGCGCGGCTGCATGCCGTGATGCGTCGGGTCTCCCCCACCTCGGTGGACGAGGTGATCGAGGTGCAGGGGCTCAAGCTGGATCCGGTTTCCCATCGCGTCAGCGCCGAAGACAAGGCGCTCGACATGGGGCCGACCGAGTTCAAGCTGCTGCACTTCTTCATGACGCACCCGGAGCGGGTCTACAGCCGCGAGCAACTGCTCAACAACGTCTGGGGTACTAATGTGTATGTGGAGGACAGAACCGTGGATGTGCACATCCGTCGCCTGCGCAAGGCGATCGAAGAGACGGGGCACGACAGATTGATCCAGACGGTGCGTGGAGCCGGATATCGCTTCTCAACCCGTCTCTAG
- a CDS encoding VOC family protein, translating into MPQHLGALTLLVADYDQAIAFFTQGLGFALLEDSPLDEPGKPGKRWVRVAPRGASGSALLLARAANPEQEAAIGRQGGGRVFLFLETDDFWGDYHRMQAYGVHFCEQPRVEAYGTVVVFEDLSGNRWDLLQRVAAN; encoded by the coding sequence ATGCCGCAACACCTTGGCGCCCTGACCCTGCTGGTGGCCGACTACGACCAGGCCATCGCCTTCTTCACCCAGGGGCTCGGCTTCGCCCTGCTGGAAGACAGCCCGCTCGACGAGCCGGGCAAGCCCGGCAAGCGCTGGGTGCGGGTCGCCCCCAGGGGCGCCTCCGGCTCGGCGCTGTTGCTGGCGCGAGCCGCCAATCCCGAGCAAGAGGCCGCCATCGGCCGGCAGGGCGGTGGCCGGGTCTTCCTGTTCCTCGAGACCGACGATTTTTGGGGCGATTACCATCGGATGCAGGCCTATGGCGTGCACTTTTGTGAACAGCCCCGGGTCGAGGCCTATGGCACCGTGGTGGTGTTCGAGGACCTCAGTGGCAACCGCTGGGACCTGCTGCAACGCGTCGCTGCCAACTGA
- a CDS encoding GGDEF domain-containing protein yields MLPSYSRVTNLLFWVLLVLSLLAILLFEFGPDRRLEMVANAELSVTVHDDRPLGGHSVTSLLPSREQPAIDCQLRAGYEFPFCELALTLAKPEQGIDLSHFDGVRIKLRVEGEGEQVWRLYLRNYHPAYSKPGDETSHKFNEVIFRPDDYGRVQDVPLKVFTPATWWVQQYKIPLSQQGPDLHHVFAIEIASGVGMKPGHYRLALEQMEFYGRWGRAGSFYRPLLLSWLAYGLTLFLVQHLLMRDRLRKARAARRAAEALSQSLSEQSRRTEEEARYDPLTGALNRFGGEKLLSELGEIPLSFIYIDIDHFKRVNDNHGHPMGDEVLKHMVSEVLRHCDSLCRLVRWGGEEFVLVCLHHEQAKALALAERLRAALVGYPHWPRGLKITASFGVAERRGDPLESVLKRADEALYRAKKQGRNRVEVG; encoded by the coding sequence ATGCTTCCTTCCTATTCTCGCGTGACCAACCTGTTGTTCTGGGTGTTGCTGGTATTGAGCCTGCTGGCGATCCTGCTGTTTGAATTCGGGCCGGATCGACGGCTGGAGATGGTGGCGAATGCCGAACTGTCCGTCACCGTGCATGATGATCGCCCGCTGGGGGGCCATTCGGTCACCTCCCTGCTCCCATCACGGGAGCAACCCGCTATCGACTGCCAGTTGCGCGCCGGCTACGAATTTCCCTTCTGTGAGCTGGCTCTGACCCTGGCCAAGCCCGAGCAGGGAATCGATCTCTCCCATTTCGACGGGGTGCGCATCAAGTTGCGGGTCGAGGGCGAGGGGGAGCAAGTATGGCGACTCTATCTGCGCAACTATCACCCCGCCTACTCCAAGCCCGGGGATGAGACCTCCCACAAGTTCAACGAGGTGATCTTCCGCCCCGACGATTACGGCCGTGTCCAGGACGTGCCGCTCAAGGTGTTTACCCCGGCCACCTGGTGGGTGCAGCAATACAAGATCCCGCTCTCCCAGCAGGGGCCGGATCTGCACCACGTCTTTGCCATCGAGATCGCCTCCGGTGTCGGCATGAAGCCCGGCCACTACCGGCTGGCGCTGGAGCAGATGGAGTTTTATGGCCGCTGGGGGCGGGCTGGCTCCTTCTATCGTCCCCTGTTGCTGAGCTGGCTGGCCTACGGGCTCACGCTGTTTCTGGTGCAGCATCTGCTGATGCGGGACCGGCTGCGCAAGGCCAGGGCGGCGCGGCGGGCGGCCGAGGCGCTTAGCCAGAGCCTGAGCGAGCAGAGTCGGCGCACCGAGGAGGAGGCCCGTTACGATCCCCTGACCGGGGCCCTCAACCGGTTCGGCGGCGAGAAGCTGCTCAGCGAGCTCGGCGAGATACCGCTCTCCTTTATCTATATCGACATCGATCACTTCAAGCGGGTCAACGACAACCATGGCCACCCCATGGGGGACGAGGTGCTCAAGCACATGGTGAGCGAGGTGCTGCGCCACTGCGATAGCCTCTGCCGCCTGGTGCGCTGGGGGGGAGAGGAGTTCGTGCTGGTCTGCCTGCACCATGAGCAGGCCAAGGCGCTGGCGCTGGCCGAGCGGCTGCGGGCCGCGCTGGTCGGCTATCCGCACTGGCCAAGGGGCCTGAAGATCACCGCCTCCTTCGGGGTGGCGGAGCGGCGCGGCGATCCGCTGGAAAGTGTGCTCAAGCGGGCCGACGAGGCGCTCTATCGGGCCAAGAAGCAGGGGCGCAACCGGGTCGAGGTGGGGTAA